A single Chanos chanos chromosome 8, fChaCha1.1, whole genome shotgun sequence DNA region contains:
- the cnksr2b gene encoding connector enhancer of kinase suppressor of ras 2 encodes MALVMEPVSKWTTIQVVDWMKGLDDCLQQYIKTFEQEQVSGEQLLRITHQELEDLGVSRIGHQELILEAVDLLCALNYGLETENLKTLSHKLNASAKNLQNFITGRRRGGHYDGRATRKLPNDFLTSVVDLIAAAKSLLAWLDRSPFAAVADYAMTRNNIIQLCLELTTIVQQDCTVFETENKILHVCKTLSEVCDHIISLSSDPMVSQAAHLEVVQLDNVKSTEGLGMYIKSTYDGLHVITGTTEGSLADRCKKIHAGDEVIQVNHQTVVGWQLKNLVNSLRGNPNCVSLTLKKRPQSMLTSAPALLKNMRWKPLALQPIIPPSPSSSAATPSSTLSTPSRRGSCALQDLYIPPPPEEPYTPRDERGILSGDILSQHGTSSAKGSESPNSFLDQECRRQFLPLGEDAVLYSYDFEQDQGQAPIRRDSIPTYGRLRPVSMPVDCNWVGDFEDPAKLKKQIRRENSRLRHVGEEKARPEGYLTGRSMSRRIRRKSERVGGPTEYALAPSLQMEMLRRASIAAPTSDTASFYRTFDQSSLLSKSERNLRAGSLSSISKRRIPCKDLGQGDCEGWLWKKKDAKSYFSQKWKKYWFVLKNACLYWYKNEEDIKAEGYVSLPEFKIDQASECRRKFAFKACHPKIKNFYFAADNVDDMNRWLNRLNMAALAVVAHADQERIRQDHDYWSESDQDDFDLMSSLPSITKQDSPPPPYDNYPRSASISPYLDPRHNGQSSSEPSQPHFPSEDFLSLPQEGNVSSGSSLTRKSVSQRGSWQDLIEAPLSSSGLHYLQTIPLEDSVFYDPPVMPSTELQRQSTLNSQRNLLLEHYGGPLPPPPVSPIQPSTDGVRGGGGAGGEGKHRSFTLPRDSGLHSILATAGCVSDERDAQHQQPRQTHTRDTGLQREHRQQADSLGDLYRALERASLSPINEHRIPSTRLEYKRSFVRRCNDPLLMEKLQRLRLLQNTFKDVPLKEAESKIIHRDV; translated from the exons GTTTGGATGACTGTCTGCAACAGTACATTAAGACATTTGAGCAGGAGCAGGTAAGCGGAGAACAGCTGCTCAGGATCACCCACCAGGAGCTGGAAGACCTGGGAGTGTCCCGCATTGGCCACCAAGAGCTCATACTGGAAGCTGTGGATTTGCTCTGTGCACTA aACTATGGTCTGGAGACTGAGAACTTGAAGACTCTTTCTCACAAGCTAAATGCATCAGCCAAGAACCTGCAGAACTTCATAACAGGCCGTCGGCGAGGAGGGCACTATGACGGTAGAGCCACGCGCAAGCTGCCCAATGATTTCCTTACATCTGTGGTGGACCTCATCGCTGCTGCCAAGAGCCTGCTTGCCTGGCTTGATAG GTCTCCATTTGCAGCGGTGGCTGACTACGCCATGACCAGAAATAACATCATACAGTTATGTCTGGAACTAACAACTATAGTGCAACAG GATTGCACTGTAtttgagacagagaacaaaattcTACATGTG tgtaagaCTTTGTCAGAGGTGTGTGACCACATTATTTCCCTGTCCTCTGACCCCATGGTTTCACAGGCTGCCCATTTGGAGGTAGTTCAACTGGACAATGTTAAGTCCACAGAAGGACTG GGCATGTACATTAAGTCAACCTATGACGGGCTACATGTAATCACTGGCACCACAGAGGGG tctttgGCAGACCGCTGTAAGAAAATCCATGCTGGAGATGAGGTTATTCAGGTCAATCATCAGACAGTT GTGGGCTGGCAATTGAAGAACTTGGTGAACTCCTTGCGTGGAAACCCcaactgtgtctctctcacactgaagAAAAGACCCCAGAGTATGCTCACTTCAGCCCCTGCTCTACTGAAGAACATGAGGTGGAAACCTTTAGCACTTCag CCGATCATCCCCCCGAGCCCCAGCAGCAGTGCGGCCACCCCATCCAGTACCCTCAGCACCCCATCCAGGAGAGGCAGCTGTGCCCTGCAGGACCTTTACATACCACCCCCACCAGAGGAACCGTACACccccag AGATGAGCGGGGAATCTTGTCTGGCGACATTCTTTCTCAGCACGGCACATCCAGCGCTAAGGGCTCAGAGTCTCCTAACTCTTTCCTGGATCAGGAGTGTCGACGACAGTTCCTCCCTCTCGGGGAGGACGCGGTTCTCTATAGCTATGACTTTGAGCAGGACCAGGGCCAAGCGCCCATACGGAGGGACAGTATCCCCACTTACG GCCGACTGAGGCCCGTTTCTATGCCCGTGGACTGTAACTGGGTGGGAGACTTTGAAGACCCAGCCAAGCTGAAGAAACAGATCCGGAGAG AGAATTCCCGATTGCGGCACGTGGGCGAGGAGAAAGCGAGGCCCGAGGGATACCTGACAGGACGAAGCATGAGTAGGCGGATCCGTAGGAAGAGCGAGAGGGTCGGTGGTCCAACCGAATATGCCTTAGCGCCCTCCCTGCAGATGGAGATGCTACGACGAGCTTCTATAGCCGCACCCACATCAGACACTGCATCCTTCTatcgt ACATTTGACCAATCCTCACTGCTTTCAAAATCTGAGAGAAATTTGAGAG CTGGCTCCCTGTCCTCCATCAGTAAGCGTAGGATCCCCTGTAAAGACTTAGGTCAGGGCGACTGTGAGGGCTGGCTATGGAAGAAAAAGGATGCAAAGAGCTACTTTTCTCAGAAGTGGAAGAAGTACTGGTTTGTGTTGAAGAACGCCTGCCTTTACTGGTATAAGAATGAAGAG GATATAAAGGCTGAGGGTTATGTTAGCCTTCCTGAATTCAAAATTGATCAAGCCAGTGAGTGCCGCAGGAAGTT TGCTTTCAAGGCGTGCCATCCCAAGATCAAAAATTTCTACTTTGCTGCAGATAATGTGGATGACATGAAcag GTGGCTTAATAGACTGAACATGGCAGCGCTGGCGGTGGTGGCTCATGCAGATCAGGAGCGAATCCGGCAGGATCACG attaTTGGAGTGAGAGTGACCAAGACGATTTTGATCTCATGTCTTCACTGCCTTCAATAACAAAACAGGACAGTCCTCCACCGCCTTATGACAACTACCCTCGCTCTGCCTCA ataAGCCCTTATTTAGACCCCAGACACAATGGTCAGTCTTCCTCAGAGCCTTCCCAGCCCCACTTCCCGAGCGAGGACTTCCTCTCCCTGCCACAGGAGGGCAATGTGAGCAGCGGCAGCTCCCTGACCCGCAAATCGGTCAGCCAGCGCGGTTCGTGGCAGGACCTGATCGAGGCGCCCCTGTCCAGCTCTGGATTACATTATCTGCAGACTATACCACTGGAGGATTCTGTGTTCTATGATCCCCCGGTGATGCCTTCAACAGAACTTCAGCGTCAGTCCACGCTGAATTCCCAACGTAATCTTCTGCTGGAACACTATGGAGGTCCCCTGCCACCTCCACCAGTCTCACCCATCCAACCCTCCACTGACGGAGtaagaggtggtggaggagctggaggtgaAGGGAAACATCGAAGCTTCACCTTGCCTCGTGACAGTGGTCTTCACAGTATCCTGGCAACTGCTGGCTGCGTGAGTGACGAACGGGACGCACAGCATCAGCAACcacgtcaaacacacacaagagataCGG GGCTGCAGAGGGAGCACCGGCAGCAGGCAGATTCGTTGGGGGATTTGTACAGAGCTTTAGAGAGAGCCAGTCTGTCTCCAATAAACGAGCACAGGATCCCCTCCACGCGTCTAGAGTATAAACGCTCTTTCGTCCGTCGCTGCAACGATCCATTACTCATGGAGAAACTGCAACGTCTGCGTCTTCTCCAGAACACATTCAAG GATGTTCCACTGAAGGAGGCAGAGTCAAAGATCATCCACCGTGATGTTTAG